Proteins from one Ipomoea triloba cultivar NCNSP0323 chromosome 1, ASM357664v1 genomic window:
- the LOC116010539 gene encoding pectin acetylesterase 11-like, which produces MAISTDWIILLIFSLVTFPQYVNPYSIPTPNPQGGTLIPKTIIQSAIEKGAVCLDGSPPAYHFSPGKGEDASNWLIYLQGGGWCMSNDAYSTPDFSVQSCPNRAAGDLGSSLNITTFEFKGFYGTNEKNTYFYKWNRVVIRYCDGGSFAGDVENPDPVTKLYYRGARIFQVVVDELMAKGMKAAKNVIFAGGSAGGLGVLVHCDNFTSRFPKGVRVKCLSDSSLFLVVKDPNHAKFFKAIFTDVVALHQPNKALPIECTSKMSPFECFQPKNLVQYVKSPLFIVHSAFDSFQVRNTFSMDLYNAIKNHSSVCPSDMALLQDFRQQIISALPHSSATKGFIVTSRFGHGFALNYYKTKMLADQNSTTIVSAFYDWYFDQRPVNLIDPSNVPYYTND; this is translated from the exons ATGGCTATCTCAACCGATTGgataattttacttattttttctttagtAACATTTCCACAATATGTAAACCCCTATTCTATCCCCACACCTAATCCTCAGGGTGGCACTCTTATTCCAAAAACTATTATCCAAAGTGCCATCGAGAAGGGCGCTG TTTGTTTGGATGGGAGTCCACCTGCCTATCATTTCTCTCCAGGAAAAGGTGAAGACGCTAGCAATTGGCTTATTTACCTTCAA GGAGGTGGGTGGTGTATGAGTAATGATGCATATTCTACTCCCGACTTTTCTGTTCAGAGTTGTCCGAACCGTGCAGCCGGTGACTTGGGTTCTAGTCTCAACATAACAACTTTCGAATTTAAAGGATTTTATGGTACAAATGAAAAGAACACTTATTTTTATAAGTGGAATCGAGTTGTTATCCGGTATTGTGATGGAGGGTCATTCGCCGGAGATGTTGAAAATCCTGATCCG GTCACTAAACTTTACTATAGAGGAGCAAGGATTTTCCAAGTGGTTGTGGATGAGTTAATGGCAAAGGGAATGAAAGCTGCCAAAAAT GTCATTTTTGCCGGCGGTTCAGCAGGTGGATTAGGCGTGTTGGTACATTGTGATAACTTTACCAGTCGATTTCCAAAAGGCGTTAGAGTAAAATGCCTTTCAGATAGTTCTCTCTTTCTTGTTGT GAAAGATCCCAACCATGCAAAATTCTTTAAAGCTATTTTTACCGATGTGGTTGCTTTGCAT cAACCAAACAAGGCATTGCCTATAGAGTGCACTTCAAAAATGAGTCCATTTGAG TGCTTCCAACCAAAAAATTTGGTGCAATATGTGAAATCCCCCCTATTTATTGTCCATTCAGCATTCGATTCATTTCAG GTGCGAAATACTTTCTCGATGGACTTGTACAATGCCATTAAGAATCACTCGTCTGTTTGCCCAAGTGATATGGCCCTGCTACAAG atttcagACAACAAATAATAAGTGCATTGCCACACTCAAGTGCCACCAAAGGATTTATAGTTACTTCTCGCTTTGGTCATGGCTTTGCTTTAAACTACTATAAGACGAAAATGCTTGCAGATCAGAATTCAACG ACCATCGTGAGCGCATTCTACGATTGGTACTTTGACCAACGTCCTGTCAATCTCATAGACCCAAGCAACGTGCCATATTATACAAATGATTAA